TTTTTTATTTTTTGTTTATTAAATTTTATCTTTGCAAGCGAGATCACCACTCCATACAAGCAAATAGAGGCTAGTGCAAATGTGCTAAGCACAACGCTAATAAATGGCAAACTCTTTATCGCGACTGATGGAGGGACGGTTGAAATTTATGATCCTAAAGAGTCTAAATTTGAAGAGATCATTAAGATGGATGATATAAAAACCTACGTTAGTGATCATGAAAGACCAAAAATTTTAAGCATTGATGAATTTGATGGCAAAACTCTTATACTTAGCGAAGGTGACTATGCTACAAAGGTGCTTCATCTAAGAGAAAATGGACAGATGAGAAGCATAAAAATGGATAATCAAGCGATAAAAAAGGCATTATTTTTAGATAATGAGCATGTTGTGCTTGCTTCAATTAGCAATGAAATTTACTTTTTAAACCTAAAAAGTGGCGAAATTTATGATAGTTTTAAGATCTCTATCGCGATGCTCTCAGATATGGAGATAAACGAAGATAGAAGCACTCTAGCTATCGCTTGTGAGAGCGGGAAGGTCTACTTTTATAATATAAAAGCTAAAAAAATGGATCAAATTTTAGACATTCATACAGACAATATCTACGACATCTCATATAAAAATGGAGTCATGATCAGCGGAGGTACCGACAGGATCGTGGGGATATTTTCAGCTGGAAGCCTAAAAAAGATAAATACCGGCTTTTTGGTCTATGGTGTCGGCCTTAGCGATGATGGTAGAGTGGCAGCTTATATGAGCGATGAGATGAGCGATGTAAATTTAGTTGATAGCAAAAGCTTAGAAAATATCGCAATGCTAAAAACTGGACAAAGTACGATAAATAGCATAGTTTTTATAAGCGATAACGAAGTCGTAACTTCAGCCTATGAGAATAAAATTTTGTTTTGGAGAATTAAATGAATATTTCAAGTTTAATAGTTTATACGGATAATAAAAATGAAAGTGTAAAAAATGAGATAAAAAAGCTAAAAGAGTGTGAAATAATAACCGATGCAGACGATAGAATCGTAGTGGTAGTTAGTTCAGATAGCATTGAGGATGAGATAAAAAATTTTAAAAAGATAGAAGCTATCAGTGGAGTGGTGAGCGTTGCGATGGTTTACAGCTATCAAGAAGATGCCGAAGAAAATAGGAAAAAACTAGAAGAAAATGGCAAGATAAGTGAAATTTTAACAAGTGATGAGGTAAAAGCTGAAGATATTACTTATGGCGGTAGCGTGCATTATAGAGTGAAATAGTAAAACTTAAATTTTTTAGCTTTTGCATTATCATTAAAATTTATAGTGCAAAAGCCTACTTTTCGTACAGATCTTCTTAATAAATTCGTTGCTAGTACTACTATCGCTTAATCAACTTTATTTGGTTTGTAGATTTAAATTTATGTTCAATGGCTTAATTTAGATTTTTGGTGAAAAATCACTCAGTAAGCATTAAAATCAAAAAACATAACAAGTGAATTAAATTTTAGCTTAGAAGATCTTGAGATGATGCTTGCATAAAGAATTTTAGTAGGCCAGTTTTGGCTTACTAAATTTATAGCCTAAGGTCTATCTTTAATCAAATTTAATAAATTTTCTCTAATGTTTTCATTTGTTAGATTTGAAATTTCTTTATAAAAATTTCCTTTTTTGTCTATTAAATATATTGAAGAGCTGTGAGCAACAGAGTAGCCCATGGCTGAGTTTTCAAGACGGACTTTTTGAAATTTTACACCATAGGTTTTTGCCACTTCTCTTAAGGCATTTAGTTTTAATCCATCGGCATCTTTATAGAAATTTTTTGCCATTAGAGTTAAATTTTCAGGAGTGTCGCGTTCAGGATCAAGCGTAATAAAAAGTAACTCAAAGTCATCTCTTTTTAGCTTGTTTAGTTCATCGCCAATCAAAGAGAGCGCAGTAGGGCAGACATCGGGGCAAAAAAGATAACCAAAATATATAACTTTGTACTTTCCGTCGTAATTTTTAAGACTTACTTCACCATTTTGCGAAAGTGCCTTAAAATCATACTTGTTTGGCTTTATCAGCAAAAGTGCAACACCTATACAAATTAAGATTATTATTAAGCCCCAAAATGCCTTTTTCATCGTTACCCTCTATAATTTTAGATCAAGATCTACAAAAAAACCAGTTTCTTTTTCATCATCAAGCACTTTAAATCGATATCTCATAAGCTCGACAACACAAGCACTTAGCACTACTTGAGCAGTTAAGTTATCACCTCTTGGCTCAAGTCTTGCTTTGATTGATCCCATGTTCATGTTTATGCCGTCTATCTCAAGACTAGGATTTTTTAGCCCTAAATTTTTACCGTTAATGATTTTAAAGCTAAAAGGTCTCATAGCATAAATAGGTCTTGGCGAGATGTCTATTTTTAGCTTTACGCCTTTAAATTCCATCTCACAAGATTTATTGTTTAGATCACATTTTAAAGGATCTAGCGATGTGTTTACATCGGCAAATTCAGGTGGATCTTCTTTACTTGTTGTCATAAGCTTATAGCCTATCGAAAAAGCACCTAGAACAATAAAGATAAATGAAAAAATAATTATGATTTTTTTCATTATTTAAAGTTTTTAGTTACTCCGATATTATCAAGCTTTATACTCTCGCCATTGCTAAATTTTAGCTCTAAATCAACTTTATCACCATCTTTTAATGGTTTATTTAGATCCATAAGCATAATGTGTAAACCGCCAGGAGCTAGTTTTGTTTCGCCATTTTTTGGAATCACTGCATCTTCGATTTGAACCATAGCCATCATACCATCATTCATTTTGTGTGTATGAATTTCTGTACTTTTGCAAACGCTTGAATGAGCACCAATAAGCTTTACATCAGAATTTGAAGCATTTTTTATATCCATAAAAATTGCACTATTGTTTGTGCCAGGTTTTGTATCTCTAGCTCTAACATTTTCTAGGCTGATATCAGCCGCCATAAGAGTAGAAGCTACAAGCATCGCACCAAAAACGATTTTCTTCATATTTTTCCTTTGTGATAAAATTAATAATGGTTTTCACATTATACATTTAAAACTACTTAATTTACCTTTAAAATCTAAAAATATAAATTTTTAGGATATAATTACGGACTAAATTTTACTTTTTGGGACATTTCACTTGAAAAAAATTATATTTTTCTTCATTGCGTTATCGCCTTGTCTTTTTGCCCAAAATTACGAAGAAATTTACTTAAAAAATGGCTCAGCTGCTGTTATTGACGCCATCGAAAAAAATATTTTAAGTAAGGATTACTGGCTAAAAAAGCTTGAGGGCAAGGATGTAAGATATGGATATTATGACAATGAGATACTTCTAAGTGTAGTTGATAAAACTAAAAAGAAGCTTGAAGTGATCTCTTATAATGGTGGCATTACAAAAAAGCTTTTTAGCTCAAGCGTTATAGTTGGCAAAAATGGTGATAAGCTTCTTGAAGGCGATCTAAAAACACCGGTTGGAGTGTATCAGCTTACACGTAGATTTACGCCAAATGATAGATATCTTGGCCCACTCGCATTTTCGCTTTCATATCCAAATTTACTTGATAAACTTGCAAAGCGAAATGGTGGCGGTATTTGGATACATGGCTATCCACTTGATGGTCAAAGGACAGATGAGCTAAAAACAAAAGGCTGCGTGGCTATGCAAAATGATACTTTGATGAAATTTGATGATGTAGTGGATCACAAAAAAACACTTGCATTTATCTATGAAGATAAGCGTCCAGAAGCTAGCGCAAAAGATATTGCAGTTATCATTTCTGGACTTTTGGGCTGGAAAAAGACATGGAGTGAGAGCGACATTGAAAACTATCTTAAATTTTACGATAAAAACTTTGAGCGATACGATGGTATGAGCTTGGAAAAATTTAAAAGTATGAAGCGGGCTATTTTTTCTAAAAAAGAGAAAAAACGCATTTCTTTTTCAAATTTTCTCATCACGCCTTATCCAAATCTTAAAAATGATAGGCTTTTTCGTGTGAGTTTTTATGAAGATTATGTTTCAGATACACATAAATTTGCTGGTCAAAAGACGCTTTATGTGAAGCTTTATAACGATGATATGAAAATTTTTATAGAGGAGTAAAAGTGGAAAAATCTCAAGAAGTAAAAGAAAAAATCGAAAAAATTTTAGAGGCAAGGAGTGCGTTTTTTGCTGAGCTTGACCGCCAAGTTCCAAAGAAAGATGGTACTGATGTTTTTGATTTTAGCAAAGTAAAAGAGGCTGATCTGAAAGAAATTTACGCTAAATTTTATGCATTTGATTACAACGTAAGAAAACTTTTACCGGATGTTTATACTGCTTTTAATGTGAATTTTAATGTCTGAAATACGCCTAAATAAAGCTTCATATATCCATAACCTCACTCAAATTTGTACTAAAGCTGGTGGCAAAGAGAAAGTAATAGTTGTATTAAAAGACAATGCTTATGGTCATGGCGCAAGGCTTATTGCAAATGAAGCTAAAAAATTTGGCATAGAAATTTGTGCTGTAAAAAGTGAGTTTGAGGCAGATGAAATTTCTGACATATTTGAAAATATTCTCATTCTCTCACATATCCCAACCGGAAATGAAAGTAGTAAATTTATCTATGCGATAAATGACATAGAGGCGCTTTTAAAGATAAAAGGTGGCTCAAAAATCAACCTTGCAATCGACACTGGTATGCATAGAAATGGGCTTGATATTAGCGAGCTTGATTACGCCTTTGAAATTTTAACAAGAAGGAATTTGGAGCTTCTTGGAGCTTATACTCATTTTCGTGCAAGTGATGAGCTAAATGCTGATTATTTCGTGCAAAGAGAAAATTTTAGGGCAGCAAAAGAGAAAATTTTGGCTCTTTGCGATGAGTTTGGTATAAAAAAACCGATCTTTCACTCTCACAACTCAGCTGCGCTTGAAAGAGCAAGCAAAATCGATGATGATATGGTGCGTGTTGGCATCGCTCAGTATGGATACACTCAGTTTGGTGATAGTTTGGACTTAAAGCCAGTACTTTCACTATGGGCAAAAAGAGTTAGCAGGCGTATTTTAAAAAGTGGTCAAGGTGTTGGATATGGTGCTAAATTTAGTGCAAAAGAAGATATAAAAGTAGCTACTTATGATCTTGGATATGGTGATGGATTGCTAAGATACAATGGATGTGGCGAACTAAGACTTGCTAATAATGAGCCAATATTAGGCAAAATTTCAATGGATAGCTTTAGCTGCAAAGATAGCGGCGAATGTGTCTGTGTCTTTGAGGATGCAAATATTTGGGCGAAATTTTTTGATACGATAAATTATGATATTTTAGTAAAGCTCTCGCCAAACATCACTAGGAAATTTATATAAAGGTAATATGTGAAAAAGATCGTTTTATTAGCTTTTGCTAGCCTTGCTTTTGGTGTGCAAGAGAGTGAGTTTAAAATTTATGAGCAGATATTAAATCAGCTTGATACTAAGCAGATCCCAGCTTTTGTCGTCCAAACTACAAAGCCAAATTTGCCAAGCAGAGTCGATGAGATGATTACGCTAAAAGATGTGAGTAGCAGCGGGCTAAACATACATGGCGAGTTTGTTTTAAACGAGACTAAGACAAAGAAGATAAAAGGCTACAACAAAGCTCAAATTTTAGCTTTAAAAGATGAGTTTTATAAAAACGGAAAAGATGCGCTTTGCAATTCAGGTATGGCTAGAGCTGTGCTAAATCGTGGCATCACGCTAAGTGGTAGTTACGGCTTTGAAGGCAGGCATTTTTTTGATATAAATTTGGATAAAAGTAGTTGCGAGTAGTCATTTTTTTACTGTTTTTTTACTCGCTTGCCCTGGCTCTTACGCCAGATATGGCAGCGAAAAATCATGCAACTTACTACAAAAAAAAGCTTCCATTTATCTGCACACCAACACTTATACTAAACGATATCCTAAATGTCGGCGATACGCTCGTTTATAGATATGCCATCAAACACGCAAGAAAACAAGAGATCAAAAGGCTTGAAGAGAAAGAGCTTTTGGAATTTATCGAAGCTATCAAAAAGGAAAATTTACGAACCGCTTGCAAAGATAAAGAAATCTTAAATATGCTGAGTATAGGTGTTACCTTGGACGAGCTTTTTTATTCAGAAAATGGTGAGCTGATCTTTGAGTACACTATAGAAGATCGCGACTGCAAGAAATTGCAGTGAAATTTGGAATTAAATTTCGGTTTTTTGGTTACAAATTTGATCCTTTACAATTTTAAAATTCTATTTACTCACAAGAATCGACTACTAAAATTTGATTTCGCTTGCTGATTGTCTCAAATTTTAGAGTCGCGATATACTCACTCGTAAATTACAAAATTTGCCATGGTCTTTTAATCGCATTCAGTACATTAGTAAGTTTGCATGCCCCTTGAGAGTGTCAGGGGTAGAGTGATTATTAAGGGGGAAGAGAGTTCTTTTGCTTCGCGAGCTCACAACTGCAAGCAGACCGTAATTCAGGCTTCTTCCTTCTAGCAATAGAATTTATATTTATGTTGTGTAATTACAAGCTTGCAAAGTATAATTCAAGTTTCCTTTTTCTTGAACAAACAAATTTGTAAATTTTGAAATCTTATTCATTTGTCTTAGCAGACTATTAAACTTAATTCTCATGGATACTTGCCACTAAATTTATAGTCGTTATATACTCGCTCATAAAATTTAAAATTTCTTGAAAATGTCTATATTTAAAGCCAAAAAAAGATGGTAAAAAGAAGAAGTTTAGCCCAAATTTTACTAGAACTAAATTTTTACATGCCTCTTTTTATCTCTTGTTTAAGTCTTTCAAGCTCAGCGATCCTGTCGCTTGTGCTTGGATGCGTTCTAAAAAGCACGCTAAGCTTGTCGGTAAGCGAACCAAATGGATTTACAATAAACATATGAGCACTTTGTTCACTTGCGTTTTGCATGACGTAAGAATTTGAGTAGTTTTCAAGCTTGGTTAGTGCGCTTGCAAGCCACTCTGGATGCCCAGTTAGCAGTGCTGCGCCCTTGTCGGCCTTGTACTCGCGCTCCCTTGAGATTGCCATTTGTACGATAGTGGCAGCTATTGGCATTACGACCGCTATGATTAGCATAACTATGCCATTACTATTTCGCTGTGAGTTTTGATTTTGACCGGCTATGGTACCTATTTTGGCAAAATTTGCGACCATTGCTATTGCGCCAGCTAGTATGGCTGCGACTGAGCCAGTTAGTATGTCGTAGTGCCTTACGTGGCTTAGTTCATGAGCCAACACACCTTCGATCTCGTTTTCGTTTAAAATTTTTAAAAGCCCTTCAGTTACTGCTACGGCCGCATGGCTTGGATTTCTGCCTGTAGCAAAGGCGTTTGGTACTTGCTCTGGGATAATATAGATTTTTGGCATCGGCAAATTCGCCTTTTGCGTGAGGCGAGAGACGATCTCGTAAAGGCCGTGAGCGTTGCTTTCGTTAACAGGGATGGCGTTATATCTTTTGAGCACCAGCTTGTCGCTAAAAAAGTATGAAAAAATGTTTGTACCAGTCGCTATCAAAAAGGCGATCATCATGCCATGCTCACCGCCAATATATCCGCCAACAGCGATAAAAATCAGCATTAAAGTAACCATTAAAAAAGCAGTTTTAAAAATTTCCATTTCTTTCCTTATTGTTTTATGGCGTTTGGCAAGATCGCAGCGTCTATGTTAAATTTTGCAAGTTGTGTCAGCTCGATTTCATCTTTTATCAAAACAGCTATAAGCGCGTCAAATAAATAACTCTCAGCAATCTTTGCTAAATCTTTTGCAATGTCAATATCGGCAATAATAAATTTTGCTCCAGCGGCGTTTGCGACTATCGCTTCGTTTAAATTTTCTGCAAAAACGCTAAAGCTAGCACCAAGACTTAACGCTTTTTTTATCAAATTTCTATCAAATTTAAAGAGATTTTGCCTACCACTTAGCACGTCTGCCTCGCTCTTGCAAAGAAACAGTGGCTCAAATTTGATCAGTTCATCACCTAAAATTTTCATCTCTCACTCTTTATGCACTCTTTGCAGATGTATTTTCCATCTCGTAGCACCATTTGGTCAATGTCTGTAAAGACACCGCATTTGCTGCACTCTTCGAAGTTGCTGCTGCTTACCTTGTCACTATTTTTTCTATTTTTAAAAAATATAATGTAAATCGCAACTAAAATCGCCGCAAAAAGCAAGTATTTCAATGTTTTTCTCCATGGTTTTTTAGATTAAAAAATATGTAGTTTCTATTTTTTTCATTATAAATTTGCGCGTTGATGCCTGAAATTTCATCCATGACGCTTGAGCCCTTGTAGATGAGAAATTTAGTGCTCTCATCATAAAATCCCTCACAAATTTTTATAAGCTCTTTTGTCTTACTAAGCGCCCTTGAGGTGATGAGATCAGCCGTAAATTTATCTGCAAGCTCGATCTTTTGGCTATGAACTTCTAAATTTTGCAAGCCAAGCTCGATCTTAGCGTAGCTTAGAAATGATGACTTTTTGACTATCGGCTCAAAAAGGTGCCATTTCGTTTGTGGCATTGCGAGTGCTAAAAATATCGCTGGAAAGCCAGCCCCACTTCCAACATCGATCGCAGTTTTGGCACTTAGATCAAAAATTTCAAGTGGCCTAATGCTATCAAACACCTGCTCGCTTATATCTTTATAGTTGCTTAAACTATGAACTCGGTTAAATTTAGCAAAAATTTGAGCGTAAGCCTTTACTTTTTCGTCAAACATAGCTAGCAAACAAAACTCATTTTTCATCACAGGATGTGTCCCATTTGCTCTTTTTTTACTTTCAAGTAGCCTTCGTTAAATTTGTTTGGTTTTATGATAATAGGCACGCGTTTTACGATCTTTACTGAGCTTAGTCCGTGAAGTTTTAAAGGGTTATTTGTGAGTAAATTTACCTCTTTTATGCCGTAGTGATTTAGGATAAAATCAACCACTTCGTAAGTCCTCTCATCAGCCTTAAAACCTAGCTGGTGGTTGGCTTCAATGGTATCAAAGCCTTTATCTTGTAGGCTGTAAGCGTTTATCTTGTTTAAAAGCCCGATATTTCTGCCCTCTTGACGCAGGTAGATGACCATGCCGCCATTTTCTTCGATATATTTTAGGCTCGCTTCAAGTTGGTCGCGACAGTCGCACTTTAGGCTCCCGATCGCATCTCCAGTTAGGCATTCGGAGTGAATTCTAAGATTTACCACCTCGCTTAAAGGCTCTTTGTAGATCACGAGGTGCTCTTTTGCCCCTTCTTTGAAGGCTTGAACCTTATAAGTGCCAAATCTTGAAGGTAGATTTGCCGCATTTGAAATTTCTATTTTCATTTTAAATTTACTCCAACTGTGCTAAACTAGCTAAAAATCACGCATTTTAACAAAGAAAAGGCAAAAATATGTTTAAACGTTTTAGAAGATTAAGAATAAATCCAGCTTTGAGAGACATGGTGCGAGAGACTAGCCTTAGCGTAAATGACTTCATTTATCCGCTCTTTGTGGTCGAAGGTAAAAACATTAAAAACGAAATTTCTTCGATGCCAGGCGTTTATCAAATGAGTATTGATGAAATTTTAAAAGAGTGTGAGGAGATAGTAAATTTGGGCATAAAATCGATCATTTTATTTGGCATACCAAGCCTAAAAGATAGCGTTGGCAGTGACGCACTAAGTAATGACGGTATTATCGCAACTGCGCTTAGAGCCATAAAAGATAAATTTCCAAATTTGGTAGTCGTCACTGATCTTTGCTTTTGCGAATATACAGACCACGGCCACTGCGGCATAATCGACCACGTACATAACACCATCGACAACGACGCAACGCTTGAAATTTCAGCTAAACAAGCCTTGATACACGCTAAAAATGGCTCTGATATGATCGCACCAAGCGGTATGATGGATGGCATCATCGCAACGCTAAGAGAGACGCTTGATAGCAATGGCTTTGAGAATTTGCCAGTGATGGCATACTCGACTAAATTTGCTTCAGCATACTACGGACCATTTCGCGATGTGGCACAAAGCGCACCAAGCTTTGGCGATAGAAAGAGCTACCAAATGGACAGCGCAAACCGCCTAGAGGCGATCAACGAGAGCTTGCAAGACGAGGCACAAGGCGCTGATATCTTGATGGTAAAGCCAGCACTTGCCTATCTTGACGTCGTTAGAGAGCTTAGAAATTTAACACTTCTGCCTATCTGCGTCTATAACGTAAGCGGCGAGTACGCACTGCTAAAAGCTGGCGCAAAAGCTGGCATCATTGACTACGAGCGCGTTATGATGGAGACATTAATCGGCTTTAAAAGAGCAGGGGCAAATTTGATCATCACATATCATGCAAAAGAAGCAGCCAAAATTTTAAGGGGCTAAGATGAGGCACTTTTTGACGCTAAATGACTTTAGCAAAGATGAAATCGAGCAGATGGTAAATTTAGCTCGCAAGATCAAAAAAGAGGCGAAGGCTAGAGAATTTAAGCCATATCTTAAAGACCAAAAGCTTGCGATGATATTTGAAAAAAGCTCAACTAGAACTAGAGTAAGCTTTGATGTTGGTATGCATGAGCTTGGCGGATATGCGCTATTTTTAAGTAAAAATGATATACAAATAGGCCGCGGTGAGCCAATCCGTGACACCGCTAGAGTTATAAGCAGGATGTGCGACATGGCTATGCTAAGGGTCGATAAGCATGAGACGCTAGAAGAATTTGCTAAATTTTCAAGCGTGCCAGTTATAAATGGCCTAAGTGATAAATTTCACCCAGTGCAGCTCATGGCGGACTATCTAACTATGCTAGAATTTAGCGCGGGCGAGAAGGTCGCGTACGTAGGGGACGGCAACAACATGACTCACTCGTGGCTCATGCTAGCTAGCAAACTTGGGCTTGAGCTAAGGGTCGCCACGCCAAAAGGCTATGAGGTAGACGCTGAAATTTTAAAGATAGCTAATGAAAACGCAAAAATTTCAGGTGCAAAAATTTTTATCACAAATGATATAAAAGAAGCGGTAGATGGTGCCGATGTGGTAACTACGGATACTTGGGTATCGATGGGGCAAGAAGCCGAGAAAGAGAAGAGACTAAAAGACTTTGCTGGATACTGCGTGGATGAAAATTTGATGAGCCTAGCTAAAAAAGATGCGATATTTTTGCACTGCTTGCCAGCTTATAGAGGCTATGAGGTGAGTGAGGCAGTTTTTGAAAAGCACGCGGATGAAATTTTTAGCGAGGCAGAAAATAGGCTTCATGCGCAAAAAGGCGTTATGGTCTGGCTAGATGAGAGAAGAATATGAGCAAAGAGAAAAGTATATATGATGAGATAGATGAGATCGGCAATAGTCTTGGGCTAAGTAGTCCTGAAAAGACGATCTTTGAGATAGTTTCAACCAAAAATCCAAATGAGCATATTTTAAATTTAAAAAGTGGCTCTTGGGACTCAAAAGAACCATGGTTTGGCATTGATGAAAATCAAAATTTACACACAGTAATCTCTGTAAAATCGCTTTCGGCTTTGATTGAGGCTTATAAAGAGTCTCAAAAAGAAAATTTTGATCTAAGGCTTGAAAAGACGATCTGGCAAAATATACCGGTTGATTTTAGTGATGTTTGGGTAGTTGCTATGGATGAGATAAAAAAGATCGCAAGCGATAAAAAGAGCAGGCAGTTTAACATCGACCTTGATAAGCTGGTAAAAAATATCAAAAAAGAGCATCCAAATTTATTTGTAGACATAAAAGAGGTGATTCAAATGGCAAGGAGTAGGGCAGATGATTGATTTTAGTGCTTATGTGAAGTATTCAAGGCCAGGGCCAAGATATACTAGCTATCCGACAGCACCAGAGTTTAGTGATAAATTTAGCTATGAGGCATATATAAAAGAGCTTGAAGGCCGTGATCTAAAGCGACCGCTTTCATTATATTTGCACTTGCCATTTTGCAGAAGTGCTTGTTATTTTTGCGGCTGTAATGTCATTTACACTAGCAAAGAGGACCGTAAAGAGAGATATATAAGATATATAGAAAAAGAGCTTGAAATTTTAGCTCGCCACCTGGACACCAGTGCCGAGGTCTTACAGATGCACTTTGGTGGCGGTACTCCGACATTTTATAATGCCGCACAGCTTGATGAGATCATAAAACTAATCAAATCTAAATTTAAAAATTTCTCAAAAGAGGCTGAGATAAGTTGCGAGATAGATCCAAGATTTTTAACAAGAGAGCAGCTTGATGTACTTGTTTCTCATGGATTTAACCGCATAAGCTACGGCGTGCAAGATTTTGACGAAAAGGTGCAA
This genomic interval from Campylobacter concisus contains the following:
- a CDS encoding alanine racemase is translated as MSEIRLNKASYIHNLTQICTKAGGKEKVIVVLKDNAYGHGARLIANEAKKFGIEICAVKSEFEADEISDIFENILILSHIPTGNESSKFIYAINDIEALLKIKGGSKINLAIDTGMHRNGLDISELDYAFEILTRRNLELLGAYTHFRASDELNADYFVQRENFRAAKEKILALCDEFGIKKPIFHSHNSAALERASKIDDDMVRVGIAQYGYTQFGDSLDLKPVLSLWAKRVSRRILKSGQGVGYGAKFSAKEDIKVATYDLGYGDGLLRYNGCGELRLANNEPILGKISMDSFSCKDSGECVCVFEDANIWAKFFDTINYDILVKLSPNITRKFI
- the hemB gene encoding porphobilinogen synthase; this translates as MFKRFRRLRINPALRDMVRETSLSVNDFIYPLFVVEGKNIKNEISSMPGVYQMSIDEILKECEEIVNLGIKSIILFGIPSLKDSVGSDALSNDGIIATALRAIKDKFPNLVVVTDLCFCEYTDHGHCGIIDHVHNTIDNDATLEISAKQALIHAKNGSDMIAPSGMMDGIIATLRETLDSNGFENLPVMAYSTKFASAYYGPFRDVAQSAPSFGDRKSYQMDSANRLEAINESLQDEAQGADILMVKPALAYLDVVRELRNLTLLPICVYNVSGEYALLKAGAKAGIIDYERVMMETLIGFKRAGANLIITYHAKEAAKILRG
- the htpX gene encoding zinc metalloprotease HtpX, coding for MEIFKTAFLMVTLMLIFIAVGGYIGGEHGMMIAFLIATGTNIFSYFFSDKLVLKRYNAIPVNESNAHGLYEIVSRLTQKANLPMPKIYIIPEQVPNAFATGRNPSHAAVAVTEGLLKILNENEIEGVLAHELSHVRHYDILTGSVAAILAGAIAMVANFAKIGTIAGQNQNSQRNSNGIVMLIIAVVMPIAATIVQMAISREREYKADKGAALLTGHPEWLASALTKLENYSNSYVMQNASEQSAHMFIVNPFGSLTDKLSVLFRTHPSTSDRIAELERLKQEIKRGM
- the rsmG gene encoding 16S rRNA (guanine(527)-N(7))-methyltransferase RsmG, encoding MKNEFCLLAMFDEKVKAYAQIFAKFNRVHSLSNYKDISEQVFDSIRPLEIFDLSAKTAIDVGSGAGFPAIFLALAMPQTKWHLFEPIVKKSSFLSYAKIELGLQNLEVHSQKIELADKFTADLITSRALSKTKELIKICEGFYDESTKFLIYKGSSVMDEISGINAQIYNEKNRNYIFFNLKNHGEKH
- a CDS encoding SCO family protein — its product is MKKAFWGLIIILICIGVALLLIKPNKYDFKALSQNGEVSLKNYDGKYKVIYFGYLFCPDVCPTALSLIGDELNKLKRDDFELLFITLDPERDTPENLTLMAKNFYKDADGLKLNALREVAKTYGVKFQKVRLENSAMGYSVAHSSSIYLIDKKGNFYKEISNLTNENIRENLLNLIKDRP
- a CDS encoding peptide deformylase, which encodes MKKIVLLAFASLAFGVQESEFKIYEQILNQLDTKQIPAFVVQTTKPNLPSRVDEMITLKDVSSSGLNIHGEFVLNETKTKKIKGYNKAQILALKDEFYKNGKDALCNSGMARAVLNRGITLSGSYGFEGRHFFDINLDKSSCE
- a CDS encoding flagellar protein FlaH → MRVVIFLLFFYSLALALTPDMAAKNHATYYKKKLPFICTPTLILNDILNVGDTLVYRYAIKHARKQEIKRLEEKELLEFIEAIKKENLRTACKDKEILNMLSIGVTLDELFYSENGELIFEYTIEDRDCKKLQ
- the ribA gene encoding GTP cyclohydrolase II, giving the protein MKIEISNAANLPSRFGTYKVQAFKEGAKEHLVIYKEPLSEVVNLRIHSECLTGDAIGSLKCDCRDQLEASLKYIEENGGMVIYLRQEGRNIGLLNKINAYSLQDKGFDTIEANHQLGFKADERTYEVVDFILNHYGIKEVNLLTNNPLKLHGLSSVKIVKRVPIIIKPNKFNEGYLKVKKEQMGHIL
- a CDS encoding copper chaperone PCu(A)C, encoding MKKIVFGAMLVASTLMAADISLENVRARDTKPGTNNSAIFMDIKNASNSDVKLIGAHSSVCKSTEIHTHKMNDGMMAMVQIEDAVIPKNGETKLAPGGLHIMLMDLNKPLKDGDKVDLELKFSNGESIKLDNIGVTKNFK
- a CDS encoding L,D-transpeptidase family protein, encoding MKKIIFFFIALSPCLFAQNYEEIYLKNGSAAVIDAIEKNILSKDYWLKKLEGKDVRYGYYDNEILLSVVDKTKKKLEVISYNGGITKKLFSSSVIVGKNGDKLLEGDLKTPVGVYQLTRRFTPNDRYLGPLAFSLSYPNLLDKLAKRNGGGIWIHGYPLDGQRTDELKTKGCVAMQNDTLMKFDDVVDHKKTLAFIYEDKRPEASAKDIAVIISGLLGWKKTWSESDIENYLKFYDKNFERYDGMSLEKFKSMKRAIFSKKEKKRISFSNFLITPYPNLKNDRLFRVSFYEDYVSDTHKFAGQKTLYVKLYNDDMKIFIEE
- a CDS encoding chaperone NapD, with translation MNISSLIVYTDNKNESVKNEIKKLKECEIITDADDRIVVVVSSDSIEDEIKNFKKIEAISGVVSVAMVYSYQEDAEENRKKLEENGKISEILTSDEVKAEDITYGGSVHYRVK
- the cmeU gene encoding CmeU family protein; translation: MEKSQEVKEKIEKILEARSAFFAELDRQVPKKDGTDVFDFSKVKEADLKEIYAKFYAFDYNVRKLLPDVYTAFNVNFNV
- a CDS encoding WD40 repeat domain-containing protein, whose amino-acid sequence is MRALFFIFCLLNFIFASEITTPYKQIEASANVLSTTLINGKLFIATDGGTVEIYDPKESKFEEIIKMDDIKTYVSDHERPKILSIDEFDGKTLILSEGDYATKVLHLRENGQMRSIKMDNQAIKKALFLDNEHVVLASISNEIYFLNLKSGEIYDSFKISIAMLSDMEINEDRSTLAIACESGKVYFYNIKAKKMDQILDIHTDNIYDISYKNGVMISGGTDRIVGIFSAGSLKKINTGFLVYGVGLSDDGRVAAYMSDEMSDVNLVDSKSLENIAMLKTGQSTINSIVFISDNEVVTSAYENKILFWRIK